CACAATAGATTCAACACGAGAATCAATGGTGTCTCTTTCATCCGAAACTTTAGTCGCCACTCTGTTTTTAAGGTCAAGGGCACTTTCAGTTAAATTATCTCTTGTCGCGGCCGCTTGATCAGCAATTAGCCTTCTTGTATTTTCTCCCTTATCCGGAGCAAAAAGAATTCCTAAAGTTGCTCCTATGGCAGATCCTGCAATTATTGCTAATAATGTATTTCCACTATTGTTCATCGATTTTGTTTTTAGTTAAACTTTAAATTTATTGATGATAAATATGACTCAACATTACTTATAATCAACTGCATTAAAGATACTAATACTTAATTTGAAACCGACACATAATAACGTTAACAATAGCTTAAAAGGGTTAAGATTAAAATGAATCGAATTAACACCTAAACTTGGTTTCAATTAAATTAGCAATTATGAAAGAATACCTATCCAAAAATCCATATTCTGGCGAATTAATAAAAACCTATAAGGTAGATACGCAAAACGCAATACATTCGAAATTAGAAAAAGCACTGGCATTTGAAAATTCATGGGCAAACACTAAAATTGAAGAGCGGTGTAAATTACTGTCTCAACTGGCAGATTTACTACTGGACCGCAAAGAGGAATACGCGGAATTGATGACAATTGAAATGGGAAAACCTATTTCACAAGGTATTTCAGAAATTGAAAAATGTGCTTGGGTTTGCGATTTCTATGCACTAAATGCCGAAGAGTTATTGGCAGATGAAATCATAAAAACAGATGCTGAAGAAAGCTTTATCAGTCATGATCCATTAGGGTGCATTCTTGCGGTAATGCCTTGGAATTATCCTTTTTGGCAAGTAATTCGTTTTGCCGCACCTACATTAACAGCAGGAAATACAGCGCTTTTAAAACATGCACAAAATGTTACAGGTTGTTCATTGGCCATTGAAAAGTTATTTGTTGATGCCGGGTATCCCGAAGGATGTTTTCAAAGTTTAATTGTAGGGCATGAGGAAATAGAAAAGCTAATTGCCCATGATGGCATTAAAGCCGTTACCTTAACCGGGAGCGAAAAAGCAGGAAAGTCTATTGCTCGTACAGCAGGAGAAAATCTTAAAAAAACCGTATTAGAGCTTGGTGGCAACAACGCATGCATTATTTGGGAAGATACCGATTTAGATATGCATATTGACACTATGGTAAACGCACGTATGCAAAATACCGGCCAGAGCTGTATTGCCGCAAAGCGATTTATAGTTTGTGAAGATATCTACGATTCTTTCCTTGAAAAATTCTTGGAAAAAGTGACGTCGCTAACAATTGGCGACCCCTTGAAAAAAGATACTTTTATTGGCGTAATGGCTCGGGAAGATTTAGCAGAAGAACTACAAAAACAAGTAACAGATTCTATAGCTCTAGGAGCTAAAGTCCAATTAGGCAACAAACGCAAAGGTGCCTATTTTTCGCCTACTATACTTACTGATGTTACTACAAAAATGCCTGTATTTATAGAAGAAACCTTTGGACCCGTGGCTGCAATCATTAAAGTTAAAAACCGAAATGAATCTATTGCATTAGCAGCAAACTCTAGATTTGGATTAGGTAGCATGTTATTCACTGAAGATATAGATGCTGCAATGGACATTATATCGGATATTCCAGATGGAGCATTTTTTATAAATGACATGGTAAAATCTGACCCTAGATTGCCTTTTGGGGGCACAAAAGCATCTGGCTATGGTAGGGAATTATCCAGAGAAGGAATTCTAGAATTCGTAAATAAGAAAACAGTGTACATTAAAAAATAAAAACTATGACAAAAAATACAGAAGAGACGAAATTTGTTAAGGAACCTGAAGATAACACACAGCAATTCATACTTCAGAAAAACAAGAAAACTAAACTTGGAATCACCATATTGGTGGTATTTCTAGTGGTTCTAATTATTGGGATTGTTGTATCGAACATATTTTTCAATAACTAGAAACTATTATCTAAATAAATTATATATGATTAACCAACCTTTACAATATACATGGGTAAAATATTTCACATTTACCATTGTATTTCTTCTGGTTTCTTCATGTGCTACTTACAAAGAGCAAAGCAACATAAAACGCGAGAAAAGCACAGCAAATAAAGAAGTTACCTATTCATTTTACATTGCTGGTGGATTAGGAAATACGTCCGCTATACCAAACAAAGTTTTATTACAGCGCTTTAAAGAAGAGCTTGATAAGGCTTCAGAAAATAGCACCTTACTTTTTACAGGAGATAATATCTCACCAGATACCAATAGTTGGGATATCGATAGTCTTTTGATCAAGACCCAATTAGATATCTCATCAAATTTTAAGGGCGAGACCGTTTTTCTTCCAGGTAATAATGAATGGAAAAGTTATAAGCTAAACAAAATAGAAAAGGTCGAGGACCTCCTAAAAGATATCGAAAGAAAAAATACTGCGGTAGTACCAAATAATGGATGCCCTATCGATCATCGTGTAATAAATGACGATTTAGATTTAATACTCGTAGATTCTAAATGGTTCATATCTAACTGGTCTAGAGTAGAAGATATTAATGGCAAGTGTACAGATATTGTTACCCGAAGAAGGTTTATGGAAGAACTTGAAGGGTATATTGGTGACGGACAAGGAAAAAACATTGTCATTGCCATGCACCATCCTGTTTTTACAAATGGAATATATGCAGGTAAAACCACTGTAAAAGACCACCTGACTCCGCTACCAGTTTTAGGAACCGTTAAAAATGCCGTTATGGATCTTGGTGCCTTTGACCCTGAACATGTAAATTCTAGAAGGTATAATTACTTACGCATAGCGGTAAGTGCCTTGGCACAGGCCAATGATAGAATTACACTAATTTCTGGTCACGAAGAAAGTCTTCAGTTACTTGAAGGTGGCGGTATTCATCAAATTATTAGTGGTTCCCTTGGCTCAAAAAGCGCAACAAAATTGAGCCCCGGTAGAATAACTGCCATTGGTGGGTCTATTGAATATAATGGAGAATATGCTTTTGGTGATAGAGGATTTGCTAGGTTAGATTATTATAAAGATGGTAGTTCTAAAGTGAGTTTCATTTCTGAAAACGATTTGACCTCTAGTAAAACTTTTCCTGTGTTACCAGTAAAGAAAACTGAAATAAAGTTTAATCAATTTGTTTCTAATACTAAAAAAACAAAACAGACTAAAATTTTAGACGACCCAAAAGACTATAATAAAAGTACATTTTACAAATTTCTGTGGGGAGAGCGCTACCGTAAGTATTATGGCCAACCTGTAGAAGCACCAATTGTACAATTAGATACACTTTACGGTGGCTTATCAGTAGTTAAGGAAGGTGGCGGGCATCAATCTTTTTCATTACGATTAGAAGATGCCAATGGTAAACAATATGCCATGCGGTCTTTACGAAAAAGTGCTTTAAAATATTTAAAATTTAAGCTTCCAGGTATCTCTTATAATACTCAAGATTACCAAGACACTTGGGCAGAAAAGGCAATTTCTGATTTCTTTACTACTGCACACCCCTACATGCAATTGGTAGTTGAACCTTTAGCTAAATCGGTACAAATAAATCATTCTGATACCGATTTATTTTATGTTCCAAAACAGGATAGTTTAAAGCAATTCAATGAAAATTATGGCGATGAGCTGTATTATATTGAGCGAAGACCTTCTGAAGAACAAGCAAATTATAAAGGATATAGAAGAAGTATCGACCAGAATACCGGTAAAGTTGTAGATTATGAAAGTACAACTGATATGCTTGAAAAAATTAAAAGTGATGAATCGTACTCCTTGGACGAAAGAGGTTTAATTAGAGCTCGTATTTTTGATATGCTTATTGGCGATTGGGATCGTCACCAAGACCAATGGAGGTGGGTAGAATATGAAAGTCCTGATGGGGAAAAAGAATTTATGCCCATACCTCGAGATCGTGATAATGTGTTTCCTAGATTTGACGGTAAAGTAATACCGATAATTAATTGGTTTGTTCCAAATTCAAGGAATTGGGAAACCTATGATGGTGATGTTGATAATGTAAAATGGCTAAATCTTTCTGGCAATAAATTAGACCGCACCTTATTGACTTCCTATGGGGCCGAGGTTTGGATTGAAGAGGCAAAGGCTATTCAGAAAGGTATGACCGATAAGGTCATTGAAAATGCATTTAATAGATTGCCTATTGCTGTACAAGACGAAACTTCTGAATATATAAAAGAAAGTTTAAAGCACCGTTTAGCACTGTTGGCCGAAACCGCAGAAGAATATGCAGTATACCTTAACAAAATAGTTGCGGTTACCGGAACGGAAAAGGATGATATATTTACCATGACCCGTTTAAAAAATGGAGATACTAAAGTAGAAGTGAAGCGTATACTTTCTGATGAAAAAAATGAGTTGTTTTATTCTAGAATATTCAACGACAGCCTTACCAACGAAGTTTGGATTTATGGTTTAGGTGATGATGACGTTTTTGTAGTTGAAGGAGAAGAAAATCCGAAAACGAAATTAAGAATCATTGGCGGGTATGGCGAAGATACTTTTAAAGTAAAAAATAAAAAGAAGGTGAAACTGTATGATTGGGAACATGAGAAAATTAATATTGAAAACTTAAAACCCAAAACCTTATTAACCGACAACTACAAGACCAATACTTTTCATTTTAGATATTTTGAACCCAATACAAATGTTTTGGTGCCAAGCTTAGGTTTTAGAACAGATGACGGTCTGTTCTTAGGTGGTACTAACACCTATACCCAACAAGGAATTGACGGAAATTCATTTAGACAGCAACATAGTGTCAGTGCTAATTACTATTTTAAGTTCAAAGCTGCCGAGATTTCATATTCGGGTATTTATGGAAGTGTTTTCCCTGGGTGGAATTTTGAAATGGACGCCTATTTCGCCAATGATCGCTATGTAAGTAATTTCTTTGGCTTTGGAAATGAGACAGTAAATAACGAAGATGCCTTAGACAGGGATTACTATAGGGGTAGAACTAGAATTTTCAAAGCAAGTGCAGGATTAGCATATTATGACCTACGAATTAAAGGTTTATTTGAATCTTATAAAGTAGATGATAATCCTGACCGCCTTTTTAATCCTAGTAATTTAGAGGATGTGGTTTTTGAAAATCAAAATTATGGCGGAGTAGAATTATCCGGGGAATATGATCGTGATGATGCTGGAGATTTTCCTTCTAAAGCTATTTACTTTGGATTTTCGGCAGGGTATAAAATGAACCTAACTAATAATTCAAACAAATTTGGGTATGCTTCATTAAAGTTAGGTATTGACCACAAACTAGAATCTACAGGTACTCTGGTTTATAGTACCATGGCTGAATATAAAGGTCTATTCGATTATAATGATGTGTACTTTTATCATACTCCTTCCATAGGTGGAGATAATGGTTTACGTGGATTTAGGGATGAACGATTTACAGGTAAATCATACTTCTATCAATCCTCAGATTTAAAACTAAAGCTTAAACGTTATGTTACCGCCGTGTCACCGGTAACTATAGGCATGTACGCTGGTTTTGACTATGGTAGGGTATGGATGCCGAATGAAAACTCTAATATTTGGCATACCTCGCAAGGAGGTGGTTTTTGGATTAGCAGTTTAAAAGCATTAACTTTTACTATTGGCTATTTCAATTCTAAGGAAAGTAATTTAATTCAAGTTGGATTTGGACTTTCCATATAACCAAAAATTTAATTTCAACATTTTTTAAATAAACATAATGTCCGCAATAGTTTCTAAGGCTAGTGAATATGCTACCAAACAATTGACTAGTAATGATAATCCTAACTATTTATACCACAATCTTAGGCATACCCAACGCGTTGTCGACAGTGTAAAAGAACTCATTGAAGGTGAACATATAAATGAAACAGAAGGCGATCAATTACTGGTCGCCGCATGGTTTCATGATTTAGGCTATACAATTGCTTATAACGACCATGAAAAACGTAGTTGCGATTTGGCAAAAGAGTTTTTAACCGAAAACAATTCTACAACCGCTTTTATTGGAAAGGTTTGTAACCTAATCATGGCCACTGTAAAAGATTATAATCCAAAGAATGTTTTGGAGAAAATAATGCGAGATGCCGATTCATCTCATTTTGCCTTTAAGAATTTTATAGCAACATCTGATTTATTGCGAGAAGAATTAGTTTCCCTGGGTATAGAAAACACATCATCTGCAAAATGGCGAGAAGAAAATATCTTTTTGTTACGAACGAAGCATCGGTTTTACACAAGCTATGCTATTGAAAACTGGCAAAAAGGGAAAGACAAGAATATAAAAAAACTTATAAAAGCAAAAAAAAAGCAAAAAAAACTTGTCAAAAAAGAGAGTCTTAAGGCTAAGTTTAAAGGAGAACTACCAGACAGGGGAATACAAACTTTATATAGAGTAACTTTACAAAACCATTTAAAACTTAGTGATATTGCGGATACCAAAGCAAATATTTTACTTTCAGTAAACGCTATTATTATATCAATGGCCTTAGCTAACTTAATACCCAAATTAGATAACCCATCTAACGATTATCTTATCTACCCTACATTTATATTTATAATCTTTAGTGTCGTATCAATGGTTATGTCTATTATAGCAACAAAACCGAATGTTACAACGGGTCAATTTACAGAAGACGAGGTAACCTCTAAAAAAGTAAATCTTTTATTCTTTGGTAATTTTCATAAAATGAAATTAGAACAATATAGCTGGGCAATGTCAGAGCTAATTAAAGATAAAGACTTTATTTATAGCTCTTTAACTAAAGACCTTTATTTTTTAGGAATTGTTTTGGAAAGAAAGT
The genomic region above belongs to Maribacter hydrothermalis and contains:
- a CDS encoding Pycsar system effector family protein, translated to MSAIVSKASEYATKQLTSNDNPNYLYHNLRHTQRVVDSVKELIEGEHINETEGDQLLVAAWFHDLGYTIAYNDHEKRSCDLAKEFLTENNSTTAFIGKVCNLIMATVKDYNPKNVLEKIMRDADSSHFAFKNFIATSDLLREELVSLGIENTSSAKWREENIFLLRTKHRFYTSYAIENWQKGKDKNIKKLIKAKKKQKKLVKKESLKAKFKGELPDRGIQTLYRVTLQNHLKLSDIADTKANILLSVNAIIISMALANLIPKLDNPSNDYLIYPTFIFIIFSVVSMVMSIIATKPNVTTGQFTEDEVTSKKVNLLFFGNFHKMKLEQYSWAMSELIKDKDFIYSSLTKDLYFLGIVLERKYRILRWTYTVFMTGMILSVIVFGIALKFYGPDRVLELPVMQP
- a CDS encoding ShlB/FhaC/HecB family hemolysin secretion/activation protein, whose translation is MINQPLQYTWVKYFTFTIVFLLVSSCATYKEQSNIKREKSTANKEVTYSFYIAGGLGNTSAIPNKVLLQRFKEELDKASENSTLLFTGDNISPDTNSWDIDSLLIKTQLDISSNFKGETVFLPGNNEWKSYKLNKIEKVEDLLKDIERKNTAVVPNNGCPIDHRVINDDLDLILVDSKWFISNWSRVEDINGKCTDIVTRRRFMEELEGYIGDGQGKNIVIAMHHPVFTNGIYAGKTTVKDHLTPLPVLGTVKNAVMDLGAFDPEHVNSRRYNYLRIAVSALAQANDRITLISGHEESLQLLEGGGIHQIISGSLGSKSATKLSPGRITAIGGSIEYNGEYAFGDRGFARLDYYKDGSSKVSFISENDLTSSKTFPVLPVKKTEIKFNQFVSNTKKTKQTKILDDPKDYNKSTFYKFLWGERYRKYYGQPVEAPIVQLDTLYGGLSVVKEGGGHQSFSLRLEDANGKQYAMRSLRKSALKYLKFKLPGISYNTQDYQDTWAEKAISDFFTTAHPYMQLVVEPLAKSVQINHSDTDLFYVPKQDSLKQFNENYGDELYYIERRPSEEQANYKGYRRSIDQNTGKVVDYESTTDMLEKIKSDESYSLDERGLIRARIFDMLIGDWDRHQDQWRWVEYESPDGEKEFMPIPRDRDNVFPRFDGKVIPIINWFVPNSRNWETYDGDVDNVKWLNLSGNKLDRTLLTSYGAEVWIEEAKAIQKGMTDKVIENAFNRLPIAVQDETSEYIKESLKHRLALLAETAEEYAVYLNKIVAVTGTEKDDIFTMTRLKNGDTKVEVKRILSDEKNELFYSRIFNDSLTNEVWIYGLGDDDVFVVEGEENPKTKLRIIGGYGEDTFKVKNKKKVKLYDWEHEKINIENLKPKTLLTDNYKTNTFHFRYFEPNTNVLVPSLGFRTDDGLFLGGTNTYTQQGIDGNSFRQQHSVSANYYFKFKAAEISYSGIYGSVFPGWNFEMDAYFANDRYVSNFFGFGNETVNNEDALDRDYYRGRTRIFKASAGLAYYDLRIKGLFESYKVDDNPDRLFNPSNLEDVVFENQNYGGVELSGEYDRDDAGDFPSKAIYFGFSAGYKMNLTNNSNKFGYASLKLGIDHKLESTGTLVYSTMAEYKGLFDYNDVYFYHTPSIGGDNGLRGFRDERFTGKSYFYQSSDLKLKLKRYVTAVSPVTIGMYAGFDYGRVWMPNENSNIWHTSQGGGFWISSLKALTFTIGYFNSKESNLIQVGFGLSI
- a CDS encoding YtxH domain-containing protein, producing MNNSGNTLLAIIAGSAIGATLGILFAPDKGENTRRLIADQAAATRDNLTESALDLKNRVATKVSDERDTIDSRVESIVSDLSYKTEDVILALEKKLAELKSKNKKLQKTV
- a CDS encoding NAD-dependent succinate-semialdehyde dehydrogenase; this translates as MKEYLSKNPYSGELIKTYKVDTQNAIHSKLEKALAFENSWANTKIEERCKLLSQLADLLLDRKEEYAELMTIEMGKPISQGISEIEKCAWVCDFYALNAEELLADEIIKTDAEESFISHDPLGCILAVMPWNYPFWQVIRFAAPTLTAGNTALLKHAQNVTGCSLAIEKLFVDAGYPEGCFQSLIVGHEEIEKLIAHDGIKAVTLTGSEKAGKSIARTAGENLKKTVLELGGNNACIIWEDTDLDMHIDTMVNARMQNTGQSCIAAKRFIVCEDIYDSFLEKFLEKVTSLTIGDPLKKDTFIGVMAREDLAEELQKQVTDSIALGAKVQLGNKRKGAYFSPTILTDVTTKMPVFIEETFGPVAAIIKVKNRNESIALAANSRFGLGSMLFTEDIDAAMDIISDIPDGAFFINDMVKSDPRLPFGGTKASGYGRELSREGILEFVNKKTVYIKK